One part of the Chryseobacterium mulctrae genome encodes these proteins:
- a CDS encoding Lrp/AsnC family transcriptional regulator, whose protein sequence is MDLKDKMILSIIQEDSTYSVKEISEKIGLTFTPTYERIKQLEKQGIIEKYVGLLNREKLGLNIVVYCNVRLKEQSKKVLETFEKNIMQHDEVQEIISLSGEYDYMLKIIAKDINSYNNFTVNVISNIPNIGQYHSSIVLHEVKKSTKFKIDLG, encoded by the coding sequence ATGGATTTAAAAGACAAAATGATTCTCAGCATCATTCAGGAAGACTCTACCTATTCTGTGAAAGAAATTTCAGAAAAGATTGGTCTTACCTTTACTCCGACTTATGAACGTATCAAACAGCTGGAAAAACAGGGAATCATCGAAAAGTATGTAGGACTTTTGAACCGTGAAAAACTGGGTTTAAATATTGTTGTTTATTGCAATGTTCGTTTGAAAGAACAATCTAAAAAAGTGCTTGAAACATTTGAGAAAAACATTATGCAGCACGATGAAGTTCAGGAAATAATCAGCCTTTCAGGCGAATATGATTATATGCTGAAAATTATCGCTAAAGACATCAATTCTTACAATAATTTCACGGTAAATGTAATTTCAAATATTCCTAATATCGGACAATATCATAGTTCTATCGTACTTCACGAGGTTAAAAAATCTACTAAATTTAAGATTGATTTAGGTTAA
- a CDS encoding carbamoyl phosphate synthase small subunit — protein MKKKLILESGEVFHGEGFGAELETAGEVVFNTGMTGYQELISDPSYCGQIVCMTYPLIGNYGINRDDYESIEPAIKGLIVKELCDLPSNFRTQITLDELFKKKKLSGISGIDTRRLTRILRNHGVVKGKIVNADADESTVVAELKGTTFPTNQVEQVSTKTPYANPGRGLKVVLVDFGSKLGIIRELSQRNCDITVVSHDTTAEEILLMNPDGIMLSNGPGDPEDNQGALEMIRGLLGKVPIFGICLGHQLIGLACGAKTFKLKFGHRGGNHPVLDLEKNKVAITSQNHGYAVDQESLKETDLIETHIALNDRTNEGLKHKIHPCFSVQYHPEASPGPEDANYLFDDFITLMEDFKNK, from the coding sequence ATGAAGAAAAAATTAATACTGGAGTCCGGTGAAGTGTTTCATGGAGAAGGTTTCGGAGCAGAATTGGAAACTGCAGGAGAAGTGGTTTTCAATACCGGAATGACAGGGTACCAAGAACTTATTTCTGACCCATCTTACTGCGGTCAGATTGTTTGTATGACCTATCCGCTTATCGGAAACTATGGGATTAATAGAGATGATTATGAGAGTATAGAGCCGGCTATCAAAGGTCTTATCGTAAAAGAACTTTGTGATTTGCCGTCGAATTTCCGTACTCAGATTACTTTAGATGAATTATTTAAAAAGAAAAAACTTTCAGGAATTTCAGGAATCGATACAAGAAGACTGACAAGAATTCTTCGTAACCACGGAGTTGTGAAAGGAAAAATCGTAAACGCTGATGCAGACGAAAGCACAGTAGTTGCAGAGCTAAAAGGAACGACTTTTCCAACCAATCAGGTGGAGCAGGTTTCTACAAAAACACCTTATGCAAACCCGGGAAGAGGACTTAAAGTAGTACTTGTGGATTTTGGTTCTAAATTAGGAATTATCAGAGAGTTGTCTCAAAGAAATTGCGACATCACAGTGGTTTCACATGATACAACTGCAGAGGAAATTTTATTGATGAATCCAGATGGAATTATGCTATCAAACGGTCCTGGAGACCCGGAAGATAATCAAGGAGCTTTAGAAATGATCCGTGGATTATTAGGAAAAGTTCCAATCTTCGGAATCTGTTTAGGACACCAATTGATCGGTTTGGCTTGTGGAGCAAAAACTTTCAAGTTAAAATTCGGACACAGAGGAGGAAATCACCCGGTTTTAGATTTAGAGAAAAACAAAGTGGCAATTACTTCCCAAAATCACGGTTATGCAGTAGACCAGGAAAGTCTTAAAGAAACAGATTTAATTGAAACGCACATCGCATTGAACGACAGAACAAACGAAGGTCTGAAACACAAAATTCACCCTTGCTTCTCAGTTCAGTATCACCCGGAAGCAAGTCCAGGTCCTGAAGATGCAAACTACTTGTTTGATGATTTCATCACGTTGATGGAGGATTTTAAGAATAAGTAA
- a CDS encoding M20 family metallo-hydrolase, producing MQELKSVYNKEELLNNAVDLLKKLIEIPSFSKDEFNTSMEIENFFKKHQIPTKRFKNNIWAVNKNFDVFKPSILLNTHHDTVKPNKAYTLDPFLAIEKDGKLFGLGSNDAGASLVSMAQVFLHFFDKEDLKYNLVIALTAEEEISGFDGIEALFPQLPNVELAIVGEPTQMNLAIAEKGLLVIDGEMKGTPSHAAHPNDDNSIVKCMEDLQQILSFKFPKVSDYLGEVKVTLSGIHAGVQHNVVPESCAFTLDVRVTDEYSNKEAFEIIQSQMKSTLTARSFRLNSSKIEMEHPFVQAGLEIGRTTYGSPTSSDQAIIPCTSVKIGPGDSRRSHTADEFIFIEEIAEGIEIYIQILEKVL from the coding sequence ATGCAGGAACTGAAATCTGTTTATAATAAAGAAGAATTACTGAATAACGCAGTAGATTTGTTGAAAAAACTGATTGAGATTCCGTCATTCAGCAAGGATGAATTTAATACGTCGATGGAGATTGAAAATTTTTTCAAAAAACATCAGATTCCAACAAAACGTTTTAAAAATAATATCTGGGCGGTGAACAAAAATTTTGATGTTTTCAAGCCGTCAATTTTGTTGAATACCCATCATGACACGGTAAAACCAAATAAAGCTTACACTTTAGATCCGTTTCTTGCCATTGAGAAGGATGGAAAGTTATTCGGATTGGGAAGTAATGATGCGGGGGCTTCTCTGGTTTCGATGGCGCAGGTTTTTTTGCATTTTTTTGATAAAGAAGATTTAAAATATAATTTAGTTATTGCTTTGACGGCAGAGGAGGAGATTTCAGGGTTTGATGGGATTGAAGCTTTATTTCCGCAGCTCCCGAATGTGGAGCTTGCCATTGTAGGGGAACCAACGCAGATGAATCTGGCGATTGCGGAAAAAGGACTTTTGGTCATTGATGGAGAAATGAAAGGAACTCCTTCTCACGCCGCTCATCCGAATGATGATAATTCGATTGTAAAATGCATGGAAGATTTGCAGCAAATTTTAAGCTTTAAATTTCCAAAAGTTTCGGATTATTTGGGAGAGGTTAAGGTGACACTTTCGGGAATTCATGCCGGAGTTCAGCATAATGTCGTTCCAGAATCGTGTGCTTTTACTTTGGATGTGAGAGTTACGGATGAATATTCTAATAAAGAAGCGTTTGAAATCATTCAATCGCAGATGAAATCGACTTTAACGGCAAGGTCTTTCAGATTAAATTCATCAAAAATCGAAATGGAACATCCATTCGTACAGGCTGGTTTGGAAATTGGTAGGACAACTTATGGCTCTCCAACTTCATCCGATCAAGCAATCATTCCTTGTACATCGGTAAAAATCGGTCCTGGTGACAGTAGGCGCTCGCACACTGCGGATGAATTTATTTTCATCGAAGAAATTGCGGAAGGAATTGAGATTTACATCCAAATTTTAGAAAAAGTTTTATAG
- a CDS encoding aspartate carbamoyltransferase catalytic subunit, which yields MFTITELSTERINSIVTEALAFANGKTAKIEGEVFCSNLFFEDSTRTKTSFDIAERKLGLQVVPFDAANSSVNKGESLYDTVKTIESLGVNLVVIRDKKDRYFDELKNITIPVINGGDGTGNHPSQCMLDLMTIYQEFGKFEGLKIGIVGDVKHSRVANSNAEALRRLGAKVYFSGPEQWFDEGALINGTYLSVDELIKEVDVLMLLRIQHERHDAKMSFSASEYHRKYGLTKEREKAMKKEAIIMHPAPINRGVEIDTDLVECERSRIFKQMQNGVFARMAILKEALEKEGYTFK from the coding sequence ATGTTTACGATTACAGAACTAAGTACCGAGAGAATCAACAGTATAGTAACAGAAGCACTGGCTTTTGCTAATGGAAAAACTGCTAAAATTGAAGGAGAAGTTTTTTGCTCAAATCTTTTCTTTGAAGACAGTACACGAACGAAAACAAGTTTTGATATTGCCGAAAGAAAATTAGGATTACAGGTGGTTCCTTTTGATGCGGCAAACAGTTCTGTTAATAAAGGTGAAAGTCTTTATGATACGGTAAAAACGATTGAAAGTCTTGGTGTAAATCTGGTTGTAATCAGAGATAAGAAAGACAGATATTTTGATGAATTAAAAAATATTACAATTCCCGTTATCAACGGAGGAGACGGAACAGGAAATCATCCTTCTCAATGTATGTTAGACTTGATGACAATCTATCAGGAATTTGGAAAATTTGAAGGTTTAAAAATAGGAATTGTAGGAGATGTAAAACACAGCCGAGTTGCTAATTCAAATGCAGAAGCATTAAGAAGATTAGGTGCCAAAGTTTATTTCTCAGGACCAGAACAATGGTTTGATGAAGGAGCTTTAATTAACGGGACTTATTTATCTGTTGATGAATTGATTAAAGAAGTTGATGTTTTGATGTTATTGAGGATTCAACACGAAAGACACGATGCGAAAATGAGCTTCTCTGCTTCAGAATACCACAGAAAATATGGTTTGACGAAAGAAAGAGAAAAAGCGATGAAAAAAGAAGCGATTATCATGCATCCAGCTCCAATCAACAGAGGAGTAGAAATTGATACAGACTTGGTAGAATGCGAACGCTCAAGAATTTTCAAACAAATGCAAAACGGCGTTTTCGCGAGAATGGCAATTTTAAAAGAAGCCTTAGAAAAAGAAGGATACACTTTTAAATAA
- the argH gene encoding argininosuccinate lyase, whose protein sequence is MKKIWQKDNNATNILVNKFTVGKDLDFDERLAKYDVQGSMAHCTMLAEVGIISNEESKQMLSVLGEILEDIENGTFEIDKTAEDIHSQVESILIEKLGDTGKKIHTARSRNDQVLLDIKLYLVDEIREITALTDEFFQILIKLAEQHKNVLLPGYTHLQIAMPSSFGLWFGAYAEALLDDVEMLFSVKNIINKNPLGSAAGYGSSFPIDRESTTYNLGFQSMNYNSVYAQMTRGKSEKMLAMAMATLAGTLGKFSYDVCLYLSQNFDFISFPKEFTTGSSIMPHKKNPDIFELVRARCNRIQSLPNEFILLTNNLPSGYHRDMQLTKEILFPAIDSLKECLEILSYTLPNIQVKDGILEDEKYKYLFSVEKINEEVKNGSSFRDAYVKVGQEIENNEFDFEIGKLNHTHQGSIGNLCLDKIEYQFNKLKNKLLG, encoded by the coding sequence ATGAAAAAAATATGGCAAAAAGACAACAATGCCACTAATATATTAGTTAACAAATTTACAGTTGGGAAAGACCTGGACTTTGATGAGCGTTTGGCAAAATACGATGTTCAAGGTTCGATGGCGCATTGTACAATGTTGGCAGAAGTCGGAATTATTTCGAATGAAGAATCAAAGCAGATGTTATCTGTTTTGGGAGAGATTTTAGAAGATATCGAAAATGGAACTTTTGAAATCGATAAAACTGCGGAAGACATTCACTCGCAAGTTGAATCTATCTTAATTGAAAAATTAGGAGATACAGGAAAGAAAATTCACACAGCACGTTCGAGAAATGATCAGGTTTTATTAGATATTAAATTGTATTTGGTTGATGAGATCCGTGAAATCACAGCTTTGACCGATGAATTTTTTCAAATCTTAATTAAACTGGCAGAACAGCATAAAAATGTTTTGCTTCCGGGTTATACGCATTTACAGATTGCGATGCCATCATCGTTTGGATTATGGTTTGGAGCTTATGCAGAAGCGTTGTTAGATGATGTCGAAATGTTATTTTCGGTTAAAAATATCATTAATAAAAATCCACTGGGTTCCGCTGCAGGATATGGTTCGTCTTTCCCGATTGACCGTGAGAGTACGACCTATAATTTAGGTTTTCAGTCGATGAACTATAATTCAGTTTATGCTCAAATGACGCGTGGGAAATCAGAGAAAATGCTGGCGATGGCAATGGCAACTTTGGCAGGAACTTTAGGTAAATTTTCTTATGATGTTTGTCTGTATTTAAGTCAGAATTTTGATTTTATAAGCTTTCCTAAAGAATTTACAACGGGAAGCAGCATTATGCCTCACAAGAAAAATCCTGATATTTTTGAGTTGGTTCGTGCCCGTTGCAACAGAATTCAGTCGTTACCGAATGAGTTTATTTTGTTGACGAACAATCTTCCATCAGGCTATCACCGAGATATGCAGCTGACGAAAGAAATTCTTTTCCCAGCAATTGATTCTTTAAAAGAATGTTTGGAAATTTTAAGTTATACATTACCAAATATTCAGGTGAAAGATGGAATTCTTGAAGACGAAAAGTATAAATATCTTTTCAGTGTAGAGAAAATTAATGAAGAAGTAAAAAACGGAAGTTCATTCCGTGATGCTTATGTAAAAGTAGGGCAGGAGATTGAAAATAATGAGTTTGATTTTGAAATAGGAAAGCTAAATCATACCCATCAGGGAAGTATTGGGAATCTTTGTCTGGATAAAATAGAATATCAGTTTAATAAACTAAAAAACAAATTGTTAGGTTAA